From a single Lactococcus allomyrinae genomic region:
- the dapD gene encoding 2,3,4,5-tetrahydropyridine-2,6-dicarboxylate N-acetyltransferase, translating into MQAQKLSAQEIIQFIGNAEKKTNVKVTFEGMLTGALPENVLHIGNHLFGDWKDVEPLLSALTENKDYIVEFDGRNSAVPMLDTRYLNARIEPGAIIRDQVTIGDGAVVMMGAIINIGAEIGDGTMIDMGAVLGGRATVGKHAHIGAGAVLAGVIEPASAEPVRIGDNVLVGANAVVIEGVQVGAGSVVAAGAIVTQDVPENVVVAGVPARIIKQIDEKTQQKTALEDVLRNL; encoded by the coding sequence ATGCAAGCACAAAAATTATCAGCTCAAGAAATCATCCAATTTATTGGCAATGCCGAAAAGAAAACGAATGTCAAAGTAACGTTTGAGGGGATGCTTACAGGAGCTTTGCCAGAAAATGTTCTTCATATTGGCAATCATCTGTTTGGTGACTGGAAAGACGTTGAACCACTCTTGTCAGCGCTGACGGAAAATAAAGATTACATTGTCGAATTTGATGGTAGAAACTCTGCTGTACCAATGCTTGACACACGCTATCTCAATGCACGGATTGAGCCAGGTGCCATTATTCGTGACCAAGTGACCATCGGAGATGGTGCGGTGGTTATGATGGGAGCCATTATTAACATCGGTGCCGAAATCGGTGATGGGACGATGATTGACATGGGTGCGGTACTCGGTGGTCGCGCGACAGTCGGCAAACACGCTCATATTGGCGCAGGTGCGGTACTTGCTGGTGTGATTGAGCCAGCAAGCGCTGAGCCCGTTCGGATTGGCGATAATGTCCTTGTCGGTGCCAACGCGGTCGTCATCGAGGGCGTGCAAGTAGGCGCAGGCTCAGTAGTTGCAGCAGGTGCTATTGTCACTCAAGATGTCCCAGAAAATGTTGTTGTAGCAGGAGTTCCAGCTCGTATCATCAAGCAGATTGATGAAAAAACACAACAAAAAACAGCGCTTGAAGATGTGCTGAGAAACTTGTAA
- a CDS encoding N-acetyldiaminopimelate deacetylase produces the protein MLNLIKIRRHLHSIPEIGLQEHGTQKYLLEVIYKIIENKPFAELKTWQTGILVMLHGSHATKTIGWRTDIDGLPVEEQTGLPFASKNGRMHACGHDIHMTTALGLLEQLSETQPHENLLFLFQPAEENEAGGKLMYDENAFGDWKPDEFYGLHVRPELAVGDIATNTHTLFAGTCEVELTFKGKGGHAAFPHEANDALVAASYFVTQVQTIVSRNVDPLGSAVVTFGKMEAGTTNNIIAETAFLHGTIRTLTQEMNTLTQKRLTKIAQGVAQSFDMELDLKLKQGGYLPVENNPKLASELMTFFEDEAAVNLIDIEPAMTGEDFGYLLSKIPGVMFWLGVDSPAPLHSNKMTPNEAVLDFAVENIAKFLKMKTKR, from the coding sequence ATGCTAAACCTCATAAAAATCCGCCGACATCTCCACAGTATCCCAGAAATCGGCTTACAAGAACACGGAACACAAAAATACCTTTTAGAAGTTATCTACAAAATCATAGAAAATAAACCGTTTGCCGAATTAAAAACTTGGCAAACAGGGATTTTAGTCATGCTTCATGGTAGCCATGCTACGAAAACGATTGGTTGGCGGACGGATATTGATGGCTTGCCAGTCGAAGAGCAGACAGGTTTGCCTTTCGCCAGCAAAAATGGTAGGATGCACGCTTGCGGACACGATATTCACATGACGACAGCGCTAGGTTTGCTTGAACAACTTTCTGAAACACAACCACACGAAAATCTGCTCTTTCTCTTTCAACCTGCTGAGGAAAATGAAGCAGGTGGTAAACTCATGTATGACGAAAATGCTTTTGGTGATTGGAAACCTGATGAATTTTATGGGCTTCATGTTCGTCCAGAGCTTGCGGTTGGAGACATTGCGACAAATACGCATACGCTCTTTGCAGGTACTTGCGAGGTTGAGCTGACCTTTAAAGGTAAAGGCGGACACGCCGCTTTTCCTCATGAAGCCAATGATGCGCTTGTTGCTGCCAGTTATTTTGTCACACAAGTGCAGACCATTGTCAGTCGTAACGTTGACCCACTTGGCTCAGCTGTTGTTACTTTTGGAAAAATGGAAGCAGGAACAACAAATAATATCATCGCAGAAACAGCATTTCTCCACGGAACAATCAGAACATTGACTCAAGAAATGAATACGCTGACACAAAAACGTTTGACTAAAATTGCACAAGGTGTTGCGCAATCGTTTGATATGGAACTTGACCTTAAACTCAAACAAGGCGGCTATCTTCCTGTCGAAAATAATCCCAAACTTGCTTCAGAGCTCATGACTTTCTTTGAAGATGAAGCAGCGGTCAATTTGATTGACATTGAACCTGCCATGACAGGCGAGGATTTTGGATACCTCCTCTCAAAAATCCCTGGTGTGATGTTTTGGCTTGGTGTTGATAGTCCTGCACCTCTTCATTCAAACAAGATGACACCAAATGAGGCGGTGCTTGATTTTGCAGTGGAAAATATCGCAAAGTTTTTGAAAATGAAAACAAAACGTTAA
- a CDS encoding TetR/AcrR family transcriptional regulator: protein MTNKYNQEQNQLVKECLFEALIQIMKRKNFYSISITELTQKAGVSRMAFYRNYSIIEDILIESIDNIYNDYGNLLRHNSIEINKMMQLYFQHFRKHQTLINTLLSANLGHLFFSQLIKFMEIFSTEIMCSIECSAEYKLYSSEFLAGGIYQVLMTWCKNGMIENDEEMAILISNSISLHIQTLKDLRM from the coding sequence ATGACTAATAAATATAATCAAGAACAAAACCAATTAGTAAAAGAGTGTCTATTTGAAGCTTTAATTCAAATAATGAAAAGAAAAAATTTCTATTCAATATCAATAACAGAACTTACACAAAAGGCAGGTGTATCGCGAATGGCTTTCTATCGGAATTATTCAATTATTGAGGATATTCTTATAGAAAGTATTGATAACATATACAATGATTACGGTAATCTTTTAAGGCATAATAGTATTGAGATAAATAAAATGATGCAATTATATTTCCAACATTTTAGAAAACATCAGACTTTAATCAATACACTATTAAGTGCAAATTTAGGACATCTATTTTTTAGTCAGTTGATAAAATTTATGGAAATATTTAGTACAGAGATAATGTGTTCAATTGAATGTTCAGCAGAATATAAACTATACAGTTCTGAGTTTTTAGCAGGTGGTATTTATCAAGTTTTGATGACTTGGTGCAAAAACGGTATGATTGAAAATGACGAAGAGATGGCAATATTAATCTCCAACTCTATTTCTTTACACATACAGACTTTAAAGGATTTGAGAATGTGA